In Anas platyrhynchos isolate ZD024472 breed Pekin duck chromosome 15, IASCAAS_PekinDuck_T2T, whole genome shotgun sequence, the DNA window atgcagctcagATTCAAAATTTGTTTACAGAAAATACCTAGGTTGTAGCAAAAGAGCCAAAGACAGAACTTGTGTTACTAAAACTAAGCACAGCAGTTACTGATGGTCTCCGATCAGCGGATGTCGCACTGTTCCCGTTGAAGGCCTAATCCTGAGAGGTGCTTTGCACCTTCAGCTTCCCATGGTATCTGGAAGAGCACGCAAACGCCTGGCAGGGTAGGGACTCAGCGAGTGACCCGAGGTACTGGTTCTACTCCCTCTCTTTGCTTTCACTTGAATGCTTCTGCTGAGAGGCACCCATGTGCGTGGCCAGAGCAGAATGCCCTCGTTCTAGGAATTTAGCGAAGCCTCTTGCCTCAGGGAAATGTTTATTTGGTGGAAATTCTGtgggatattttttctttacatgctATAATGAATGAGTGAATGGTATTGAGCAGAGTCGCAGCAAGGCAGAACCACGCAGAGACCTGACAGCTGATGGGGAGCCAGGAGTCCGGCACCTCTGCCTTGACGGGGCAACTTGCAGCACTTCGTGACAGTGTGGGGCGACGAGGCTCCCATGGCACTTACTTAGTATGGCAGTTCCTTTTGGGTGTAAGAGCTGCGGTTtactattatatttttttgtgtgtgttgggaCTGTCTTGCTGAAGATGGTGGGGGTGGTATGAAAACTGTTAATCTTGTACAGAGCAACTGAATAAATTGTTTCAAAGTTtccaaaatgctcttttttCCATCTCCTTCCCTCTGGTTTcatgattttgttttcaagaattTGTGTTTTAGGTTGGGTGATCATCTCTTGATCATCTGTTTCTTGAGTGCCTAATGAATTAATTACCTTTTTAGCTAACATCTTTTTGTAAGCAAACTACAGCTCCGTTTGTAGCCACTGTGGTGGTAGAACTGGGCCCTCTCATTTGGTGGCTTTGAAGTTGACATCTGCTGGAGCAACGATGTGATCCTGCATGGTCCTTTCATTCACAGAGGTAAAATAATTGTGTTAATCCCCACAGCCAAGATGGGTCTGCAGTGAATGCGCTTACTGCTGCTTTTGTTGATGGCAGAGTTTGCTGGGGCTCAGGTACTGAGCTCTGGGGGGACTTACCGCAAGCAAGCACATTGCGTGAGGACTACAGGCTGAGACTTGGGCAGAGCTGGACGTGAGCATGGTTAAAAAGCACCACAGATCTGCCAGAGCTTTCACTGGACGAGTTGGTGATATAACGTGAAAAGAtcctggccttttttttttttttttttttttttttttatcatctgcATGCCTAGAATCTGGtagggagagaagggagggcaGGTGTTCCCTGGTaaagcagaaattcagaaaaaggaaacaagtgTGCTCCAGACGTGGAAGCCTCTGGTACAGTCCCTGAATAATTCCCTCTTCCTGTAGCTGCAGTCCCATTTGCTGGTGCAGTTCGCTACCACCTCATGCTGCTAATTAGTCCCAGCTAATGCTGGCTCAGCAATTTCCCTCTTGGGAAAGAGTCAACATCTGAAATGGAcagtcttatttttattttttttaattctgactCTGAAATGACATCTTCCTGCAAAGCCAAATATCAAGAGACTGCcataataaaggaaaacaaacttctGATTGGAACCACTGCATCTTTATTTCGTACTATAAATAGAATTCCCCTCTATTTCCCATTCCCTTACACAAGTAAATGAAACGTGTAGCTGCATGTACCTCTATTCAGTAAAATACCAGCACAAATGGCTTTTTGCCATGAGGTAAGCCAACTGTGTTTCGAAGGCACTCTGCGTTTGGTTACAGTTGCATGCTTTACACTTACACCAGCATCTTGTGTTCGGCAACGCTGCCGGCTCTTTGCGTACTTCTTGGTGAACTCCTTGGTATATGAATACTCCTCCTGGATCTAGGGCTGACGCCAAATTACTGTGCTTTGCTTCGCTCTTCCCCACCAGCATCGGCACTTAGGTGAACAAAAAGGTGATGTTCAGGTGATAAGGAATTGAGATGTACGGTGCACCTTGTGTTTACAGAGCCGGTTTTCTCCGGGGATGATCTCATCACTTAGATGTCCACAATGAAACTGCCTGGCTTACCAACATGTAGCTGACACAACCAGCTCCTGCTGGTCATCTCGGAGTCATCTTGACCTTTAGTCTCTCTTATGTCTGCTGTACACAGCTTTTTATGTGACTACGTGACTATATGGTGAAGAAACTGCAGGTTCTGCTGAGTCTTTGGACTTCAGGTACTTCACTTCTTGTCTTTCGTTAGGCTGAGTGATTAGGTAGGGCTGAAGAGGGGGAGAAGGTTTGGCTGTAGTCTTGCCAAATGTGTTTCCCACTACTGGCGGTGCTTTTCCACAGCATATGACAGCAAGCAGTGTGGCTTCATAGCATGGCTGGGGCAGAGGCTCTAGCATTTCGGAAGACGCAGAGGAGGGCAAGGATTTGCAGTGATCTGGTAGTCTAACAAGAGGCGCGGCTCTGACTCGCtgcttttaagaaaagtttCTAGAGTGGAGGGAGCGCTGTGTAATTGCTTCCGGACACCAAGACTGCCAACTCCTGGATCGACATCTGCTTGTTGAGGTAACAGTTGTACTGAGCCATGGTCAGCCTTCCACTCTTCAAGGCGTCCTCAATTGAAAACTCCCTACCGGACTTCCTGTCGAGGATCACGGAGGATTCCCCGTTGGGACCCTTTATTGAGATCTCTTCCCAGTCACATTCCTGGCTCTTCAGCTTGACAAACAGGCTCCATTCAATGAGGCCAAGCACGTGAGCTTCCTCAGGAGACATTTCCTTGCCTGTGTCGGGATCAATAACCACAATGGAGCGCCTCAGGTGGTTCTCTCTCTGTTCCCTCTTGATAGCCACCGTCTTGAGGCGATTCTGGAGTTGCTCGATCTCTGCATCTTTTTCTCTGGATAACTGCTTCAGCTCATCTAACTCTCTTTCCAGAGCTTGGAATCTGGAGTCCAGGTTTATTCCACTGTCCATGTGGGTCATGTTTCTCAAATCCCGCGCTTCTGTTGCTGTGAGTTCAATCTCTGACTGCAGTCTCCTTGTTTCCATCAGCAGATTCTGTTTTTCAAGGTGTAGTTTGTGGTTTTCCTCTCTTAATAAGTCTAGCTCCTTTGACGACTTAGAGTTGTTGAATTCCACCTCGGACAGCCTGGTTTCGAGCCTATTGATATCTGCATCTAGCTCCCTCTTAcgcctgctctcctcctccaggTTGCTCTTCAGCTTTTGAATCTCATACTCCGTGTCTCCTTTGTCCACTTGGACGCTCTCTGAAAAGACCACTTTCTCTTTGACCTCCATCTTCTCCAAAGAAAGAAGCTTCTTTCTCAGGGCTTCCAGTTCAGTTTGCAAGACTTGTCTCCggtgcttttcttcttctagcTCCAGCTTGAGGAGGGAGTGCTCCTTctcttgctggggatcttgctGAAGGATCACTTTCTGTTTCACAGTTACTCGTTCTGTTGTTTCTCTCTCCTGTTCTTCTAACTCATTCAACCTAATTTTCAGCCTCTGCACTTCCAGTTCCGCCTCTCTGCGGGCCTGTCTCTCTTTCTCGAGTTCTTCCAGCTGACGCTCTAGCTCAGacctcctcctctgcagcttGCGGAGCTCTTCACGGAGGGAATCAATTTGCTTCAGCTCACTCTCAATGCTCTGCGAGAAGGAGTTGACTTCAGCTTTCAGGGCAGGATCTTGCTCGTACTTCACTACCTCCTGCTGGACCACTTTCTCCTTCACCTGGGAAAGCTCTTCCTCCTTCTGCCTTACCTTCTCTTCTTGGAGTAGCCGCTCCCTCTCCAGGTCAATGTGCTTCATCTGTTCCTCTGCTAGCTGCACTCTCAGAGACTCGACCTCCTCTCTAGTCTTGGGGTCTTCACGGAACTGCAGAATTTCTTGAACAACTTCCTTTGTGTGCACTTGGGGTTTGGTATCTTTCAAAGCTTGGATCTCTTGTTTCAGCTGGTAGATCTCCAGGTCAGCTCTTTCAATTGCTCCTGTCCTCTCTATGATTTCCTCGCGGAGTCGCTGTAGCTCCTTTTCAGTTTCTGGATCGTTCTTGTACTTAATGACCTCCTTAATGACTTCTTTGACTTCTACCAGTGGCCCTCTGTTTCTCAGAGCAGCCAATTCATTCTGGCAGCTCTTTAGTTGCTCGTCACCACCCCGGTACCTCCTCTCCTGCTCTACCAGCTCCAAACGGAGGTTGGCAACTTCATTTTCAGCCTTAGGGTCTGGGCGCACAATCTCACGCACCTTCTCCTGTACAACGACCTTGGCGttctcttcctccagcagctggatCTTCCTGAGCAGCTCAGCCTTTTCCCGCTCATTGGAACGACCCTTGGATTTCTCATCTTCGTACTGGCGCCGGAGCTCGTTCACCTCTCTCTCAATGGTCAGGTCTTTCTCCACCTTCAGCACCTCCTTGACAGTAATTTTGCCCTCGGCGATGGCCCGTTCTTTCTCAAGACGTTTGAGCTTCTCCTGGAGGAAGCTGAGCTCTTCCTCGTGCTTCTGCCTAAGGGCACTCTCCCTCTGCTTGTTTTCTTGCAACATCCGGAACTCCATCTCCAGCTGGGGATCGTTCTGCAGCTTCAGCACCTCTTTCTCCGTTACTTTCTCCTGCTCTTTGTTCTTCTCGCTGGACAGCACAGCGATTTGTTGGCGTAGCATATTGACCTCGTTCTCTCTGGTCCCTTCCTGCCTCCTGAGCTCTTCCAATTCTTCTTTGAGCCTCAGGATTTCATCAGCTTGAGCCTTGTCTTGTTCAATGCGCAACACCTCTTTCACTATGtactcctgccctccttctctCTTCTCGTGCTCCAGAACACGCAGCCTGATTTTAAGGGCCTCCAGCTCATCCTGGAGCACCTGGTTCTTTCGCTGCTCTTCCGCTAGGTTTTGCTGCAGCTTGTGGAAGCTCTCCTCCAGCTGGGGGTCAGGCACTTTCTTCACCAGTTCCTTCTTAACTACCGTTTCTTGGGGCTTCTGGTTTTGCAGGTGGACAATGTTGTTCTGAATGGCTTTGATCTCGGCTTCCAGCTGTTGCCGACGCTGCGTCTCATCCTCCAGCTCTTTCTTCAACTTCCAGACTTCTTCCATGGGCCTTCCAGACTTCTTGGTCTGGACAAATTCTTGTGTTACTTGAGCATCTGGTTGCTGTtgttgggggggaaaaaaagcaagtagTTAATATTACCAAATGATCGTACTCGGTACTTATCTTCTGTGCCTCCTGTAACAAAACCACAGGAGGATGTTAATCCTCCTAATGGAGGCTGCCTGCTGCCAACACTGAACAGAGCACGTTGGCAAACAGGCTTCTCCTGAACTGCTCTCTGGATTTCCAGCCTGAAAATTGCTCTCAGTGATGCCAGTTGCTGTCAGAGCAAAGCTTTGAGCCATGAGGGACACAAAttctgggctgggctgggcaaaaaggaagtgttaaaaatgACATGGAGCTTCTGAGGATGAGGGGAATATACTGCTGTGGGGACTGGAAAATGCAGAGAGGTCGTGTGCCCAATTCCTGGCAAACTGATCGAGTCTGCTGGCTGATGGGCTTTTGGGGCAGGAAATCCAGCTACATTTGTTTCCAGTTCAACTTGTAATAGCAAAAACACGTGTATATCATGTACACAAATATTCTTTCAGGATCACACTGCCACAGCCTGTTGGAGCTGTGTCATATCCATCTACCAGCTGCAAGCAGAGACCCAAACTGATGGCTGCAGTACGCTGACCCTCCCGAGCCTCCCCGCGTGCAGCACGTGCTGGCTGGCCCTCAGTTACCTGCCGCAGGAGGTTCTGAGCGAATTCCAGGTTCTGCAGCCTCTGTTTATTCACAGCATTTACTTCGGTGAACTTGGCTGCCAGAACAGCTTCCTAcgagaaaaaaaagatgcattcaGCCAAGCTGGAGCCAGAGGTGTTTGGTCAAGACTTGCTGAACAGAAACAATGGCCAGGCCCTAGAGCAGTAACGCTGGGTGCTTTTCTAAACCCTTCCTACCAGCTTTGGGGGAGGACAGGCGTTTCTTGTGCACGTGTGCACGCTTACAATAATCTCACCTCCATAGACTGAATGTTTCCTACTCAAGATTTGCAAAAGGATCCAACCAAGGAAGAACCAGGTGGACGCTTCTGGCTGCTTGCCTCGACAGGCAGGATGAGTTTGAGATGGGTTTTATACAAACAGATCCAGCGTAAATCGGTGGCTCGTAGCCTGCCCTCTCCATAAGTATTTATTTCTAGGATGCTGTCTGTGGCAGTGACATTTCACTCCCTGGT includes these proteins:
- the PPL gene encoding periplakin, which translates into the protein MHSLFRKRNKGKYSPSVQKKSISSKELTELIERLQKNADQVEKNIVETDSRMQNDLHKLKACQLAQYKELTAQKLTESDKLLYVLDGDAAIARHMKHPQGDMITEDIRQLKERVANLRVKHDQIYNFCLQHIEPQVNWSTVIEEKQDALCGKGFGTDLPLVNSQVEEHNIFHNEVMAIGPHVTKEGTKEYTSDLQAKYQKLLASSQQRQQDLNALQDYMQRCTNKLYWLDQQAKDRTHYDWSDHNLDYPSRRRQYENFIHRKLEEKEEDINKLHADGDQLLAQNHPGKNAIEAHIEAVHADWKEYLNFLICEESHLKFMEDFHKFQKDAKDAQDLLKKVDTDLDQKYSPEFKDRYQLELLLRELDDQEKALDKYDAVVRSLQERSQHVLPLRHRRQPPPQPVPVEALCEYEGEQGQITRGAHYTLQKNSGDVWEVTDSTGDAISAPGVCFMIPPPDPEVVALADQIADSFVSVKEKTANCKNILQQRYEGLKADSIGDAASVQGRQLLAGLEKVHSDLDKLEKAITANLRPPLEQSRAVQDSTERSKDLKNITNEVRRIEPEKMRKIQECEVFIESVPNTGSATLVKNKVENTTKKYERVVQLLSAAQEKVEVATHLEKSLQQGRDLLSTYENKLVTDDTVPEDLRVIDRKKEELLAMGSELQSKRFLLNEAEQNLLRTKTCSNTLASKFQEHCPDIERQEAELYKLNQRFNNLSKQIDHRTQTLQKARSAYSNYRTNYDKINQFLCNIPNYEPQETDNIQQVEVKLKNQVALLGDIASKEQEVQKVSTTAQQYQQAVKDYELEAEKLRSILDLESGRNGYTSKKPRLQSPAAKVKEEEAVLAAKFTEVNAVNKQRLQNLEFAQNLLRQQPDAQVTQEFVQTKKSGRPMEEVWKLKKELEDETQRRQQLEAEIKAIQNNIVHLQNQKPQETVVKKELVKKVPDPQLEESFHKLQQNLAEEQRKNQVLQDELEALKIRLRVLEHEKREGGQEYIVKEVLRIEQDKAQADEILRLKEELEELRRQEGTRENEVNMLRQQIAVLSSEKNKEQEKVTEKEVLKLQNDPQLEMEFRMLQENKQRESALRQKHEEELSFLQEKLKRLEKERAIAEGKITVKEVLKVEKDLTIEREVNELRRQYEDEKSKGRSNEREKAELLRKIQLLEEENAKVVVQEKVREIVRPDPKAENEVANLRLELVEQERRYRGGDEQLKSCQNELAALRNRGPLVEVKEVIKEVIKYKNDPETEKELQRLREEIIERTGAIERADLEIYQLKQEIQALKDTKPQVHTKEVVQEILQFREDPKTREEVESLRVQLAEEQMKHIDLERERLLQEEKVRQKEEELSQVKEKVVQQEVVKYEQDPALKAEVNSFSQSIESELKQIDSLREELRKLQRRRSELERQLEELEKERQARREAELEVQRLKIRLNELEEQERETTERVTVKQKVILQQDPQQEKEHSLLKLELEEEKHRRQVLQTELEALRKKLLSLEKMEVKEKVVFSESVQVDKGDTEYEIQKLKSNLEEESRRKRELDADINRLETRLSEVEFNNSKSSKELDLLREENHKLHLEKQNLLMETRRLQSEIELTATEARDLRNMTHMDSGINLDSRFQALERELDELKQLSREKDAEIEQLQNRLKTVAIKREQRENHLRRSIVVIDPDTGKEMSPEEAHVLGLIEWSLFVKLKSQECDWEEISIKGPNGESSVILDRKSGREFSIEDALKSGRLTMAQYNCYLNKQMSIQELAVLVSGSNYTALPPL